Below is a genomic region from Vitis riparia cultivar Riparia Gloire de Montpellier isolate 1030 chromosome 5, EGFV_Vit.rip_1.0, whole genome shotgun sequence.
ACCAGGAAGAAATGAAACAGAACTGGAACATTTTTGTCTTGATACAACTGTAAATACTTCAGGTGAAGTCTATAATCAATTAAGTAGAATTACAGGGGGAACTATTTGTCCTAAAATTGAGTCAACAAATGAAATGGAAGTCTTACATAAGAAAGTTGAGAGTGCAGTCACCATTCTTTGCCAAAAGAAGCTGAAGGAGCTCTATAAGCAGAATAACACGTCAAAACTTCCAGGGATAAACTGTGTGGCCATTTTGCCAGGGGAACAGCCACCGCCATCAACAATTGGTGCTTCAAGTGTGTATGTGTTGTTTAGCACTGATAAGAAACTTTATGTTGGAGAGGTATTTCCCTTTTAACATCATTAGTTTCTGTTTTGTATTATTAGCAACTTTGCACAAGAAAGTGCCACATCATGGAAGTGAAGGTTTGTTTCTATTTCTACATTTGTTGGAAATGCTGGAAAAATGAATTAGTAATAGGCTGTAATGGCCTGAGCAGCCTTTTGCTTCCAGTATGTGGTGCATTGAGATTGGTCTCCATTACAGTTAAATTAGGTGTCAACTTGTTGAAGTTAAAATCCTTCTTACTTGCTGAATTCCATCTTTGCGTTATTGTGGCACAGACAGATGATCTTGAAGGCAGAGTCCGTGCGCATCGATCAAAGGAAGGAATGCAGAAGGCCTCGTTCCTTTATTTTGTGGTCCCAGGGAAGAGCTTGGCATGCCAACTCGAAACGCTTCTCATCAACCAGCTGCCTGTCCAGGGGTTCCAATTGGTCAATAGAGCTGATGGTAAACACCGAAATTTTGGCACATCGGATCACTCCATGGAAGTTGTGACCTTGCATCAATGAGCCTGCGCTCCTTGCCACCCATTTTGTAGAATGGTTCCATCTTTGAAATATGTACTTGAATGACAAAAACCAGATGAAAGTGGCTGCAgcaattttggttttttggatGTCTGTTGCTCCACTTGCATTAGTATTATCTACCTGATGAAATATGCATTTATATTGCGTGCTCTACAGTTTCTCTCTACTTCATTTTTTATCCGCTTTATGCTTACTTTCATATATAGCCTTTGGTTGAGGCTGAGATGAAAATCGTCATTTATTAGTCTTGAAAAATCTACTCTTTTATGAATTTAGATTACACAACTGcttataaaatattgattttttaagaaatcaaaattattgtGATTGCcatgttataaaatatttgtaaaaaaccCAAGAATATATCAACGGAACTATTCTATTTagaaatatgtataaaataataatattgattttgaattacGATCTTGAATTGCAACCAAGCATTAAGTTAACGGTCAAAAGTAAATCAAATCCACCGCATGTCCTTTTTCAAGAATCTTGCAAGATTATACACGTAACGTCAACACACAACTTCAAGGAAACCCAGGGAAACTCAACattgaattaatttgaaaaacaattactCGGTAGTCAAGCACAAAAAGAATACCccaaatcaaaatgagaaatttCCTACATGAttcaggtaaaaaaaaaaatggaaattaaattctagggtacaaaaaaacttgaaaacacAAGTATCTTGAATTTATCTACCAAGGATTAGGGACAAGCCAGAAGGGTATTGGCTTCATCTTGCAACGATGAGTGTCATAAAATGGCTTCACGCTTCTATCTCTCAAGTTGTAATACCCCATGTCGTGACCTCCATATGAGTAATCTTCATCCACTCGTTCCCAATAAGAGTCTGTGAAGTATATTGAATCCTTTACACATCCTGGACAATCTCCCACCCTTAAGGACATCGAGTGGTTTCCACCCAAAAACACTACTTGATCCCCCAAGCTCTCCATCTCTACCCATTTTTTCTCATGGAGGTCAAGCCTGTAAACATGGAACAACAACGTCTTATAGGGACAAATCTTGGGTTGGGTGTCCTCATCACTAAGGAGGTCTGCCTCTTGAACTGGTTTCCCATCCCCATCCACAAATTCTCCTATAAACCTCACCACAAACAAAAGCTCCCCACATGATTCCACCAAGTAAAAATGGCTTGAATAAAGATCTTTGAAGCTTCTTCCAAAGTTTGCAGTTTTCAAGGGAAAGGAAGGCGTCATATCCATAATCTTAGTAGGAAAAGACCCACTAAAATCCCAAACTTCAACTGACCCTGTATCCGATAATGCACAAATCACATTGTCGAAGTATATGATATCATGGTAAGGCTGGTGAGCTCCATCAAGGTCCATGAATTTACCATCTCTATACGTACAGAAAGCCAGCTTCTTCCTGCTTCCGTATATCAGGACAACTCCATCCTTGTCCTTGTTCTTCTCACCATCAGACATCACAATAGCTTTGGGAACAAAGGCCCTGGGATCTTCCTTAACCGTGTATGCATCAACATCAGTAAACTCCAAACCTTCTTTCAAGGAACCAACTTGAATTTGAGCACCCGAAAAAGGATTGAAGACACTCAAATTTGCTGTTTCGTCCAAAAGCACTAACCAGCCATGAGAAGACCCAATGCAACCACCTTCATAAACCTCCCCACACATGCAAACGTCTCTGTACTCAATTTTCTCAGCCAGATTGAAAAAAGAGATAGCGCTTTCCCCTTCACCATCCTCTTCCCCCTCTTCTACTCGGCCAGAAGGAAGCATGAGCCATGGGGTTTGGAAACAAGGACTGAACTCTCCTTCAAGCGCCATTGATTTGGAAAGATTGTCGGAAAGATCTCTTATGCAAGACTTGATAGATCTTTGCTCCTCTCTTTCATATTTATAGAGGCAATCTTAAACAAATAGTTTCCTAAACTTAATCAAACTCAAAATAGTAACTCACCTAAATCGAATCTTTTAAAATCTTCGTACTCCTAAAATATAGAaggaagaatattttaattatattttagaaacaaaatgatgaaatatcatTAATCCggtattgaaatatttttcaaatgtaTTTTAGTTCTAggctaattattattattattattcactttattatttataatttaatattaatataaatattgtttgttATTCATTGATatagtattatttattttaatattaaaatataatatcaacATTATTACTACTATTTCAATATTAACATTATGGCTAATAAAGTGAATAATAGTAATTATaacaaaatagaagaaagaaataaaattacaaaaaaaaaaaaatctatatttatattatattattatgtatAAAAGAGTGAAATATTTGtccaccttttttttccctaaaatgcCCCAATCAACACTTATATAGGCTTGCATtctattcattattttatttaattaattaatttaaataatgtttacctttacaataaaaaaaattatttacataatgtttatctctaaaaaaaatatcataatttaattaaaataattttaataagaaaatttaaattttatatcaaaaaattttggatgaaaaaaaatagatgcttcattttatttgtagattaaaaaaaaaatagttgattctttttcttttttttttctatttctaaaaatgcaAACCggtaaaataattgtaaaaattatcataattgaattaaataataataatattattataaataaataaatgttatttgTAAGCGGATATTAACATATTGCAACCCTTGCATGAATGTTATATTGTGATTGCCAAAAGTTGAATCGAATCCATCCACTACACCTTTCCTTATTCAAGAATCTTGCATTCATACCATGAAACCCATGCATGCACACCCACTTGGTGGAAACTCTAAATTGAATTCATTTGGAAGACCTCAATACTCAACtacaaatatgaaagaaaatacccaaaataaaaattacaaacttCCTACATGATTCAGGTACCaaaaataattggaaattaaaattctaggtataaaacaatttcaaaacctaaaaaatatatcCTGCTTTCATCTACCACGGATTAGAAACGACCCAAAAGGGTGTGTGCTTCATCTTGCAACGGTGAGTGTCATAGAATCGCTGCACACTTCTATCTCTCAAGTTGTAATACCCCATGTCGTGACCCCCATATGAGTAATCATCATCCACTCCTTCCCAATAAGAGTCTGTGAAGTAAATTGTATCCTTTACGCATCCTGGACAATCTCCAACCCTTAAGGACATTGAGTGGTTTCCACCTAGAAACACCACTTGATCCCCCAAGCTCTCCATCTCTacccattttatcttatagCGGTCAAGCCTGTAAACATGGAACAACAACGTCTTATAGGGACGAATCTTGGGTTGGATGTCCTCATCACCAAGGAGGTCTGCCTCTCGAACTGGTTTCCCATCTCCATTCGCAAATTCTCCTATAAACCTCACGATAAACAGAAGCTCTCCACATGATTCCACCAAGTAAAAATGGATGGAATAAAGATCTCTGAAACTTCTTCCGAAGTTTGCAGTTTTCAAGGGAAAGGGAGGCTCCATATCCATAATCTTAGTAGGAAAAGACCCACTAATATCCCAAACTTCAACTGATCCTGTATCCGATAATGCACAAACCACATCATCGTAGCATATGATATCGTGGTAAGGCTGGTGGGCTCCTTCAAGGTCCATGAATCTGCCATCTCTGTACCTACAGAAAGCCAACTTTTTCCTGCTTCCATAGATCAGGACAACTCCATCCTTGTTCTTCTTATAATCAAACATCACAATAGCTTTGGGAACAAAGGCCCTGGGATCTTCCTTAACAGTGCATGCATCAACATCAGTAAACTCCAAACCTTCTTTCAAAGAACCGACTTGAATTTGAGCACCCAAAAAGGGATTGAAGACACTCAGATTTGCTGTTTTGTCCAAAAGCACCAACCAGCCATGAGAGGACCCAACGCAACAACCTTCATAAATCTCCCCACAAACGTctctttgcttctttttctCACCCAGATTAGAAAAGGAAATACCGAGTTCCCCTTCGTCATCATGTTCCTCCTCTTCTACTGGGCCACAAGGAAGCAGGAGCCATGGTGTTTGGAAACAAGGACAGAACTTTCTTTGAAGCGCCATTGATGTTCGGAAAGATTGCCAAAACCTGATAGATAGACCTTTGCTCTCTGTCCACTCAGTTTTTGATATCTAACTTACCTACAATATCATATTTATAGACGCAATCTTaacaaaatagttttctaaagcAAATCGAAggaaactttaaaaatattcatactcctaaaaatttaatccatcataaaatattataagatcaatttgagattttcttttccaaacaaccaaaaataaatcacttaatagagaggaagaatctaaaaaataaaaaatagatttaaattcaataatttatttttatatgtaaaatttattcaaattgcaattttttttttataatgataaaaCTATATATTGCATAAGTCTAAAAGTGTGATTATAccattataaacaaaaatacaatttGAATATTCAGACTTTTTACTTAGACATATAAATgcaaaaatttcattaatatcttctctctatttttatttttagttaaaataaaaataaaaatttatcaaatataaatattagtaagggtaaacttaatacttatcaaatataaaaattgggctataaactttttataatctaaattgttatttttattttaaaataataagtatatatcatgtaataaaatttatacatataaattttgatttatactattaaaaataaataaaaagatatcaacaaatttatctttttaccaTAATATGTAATTCTCTTATTTCATCACTTGATTACATACAAACTATGAAAGTTTTATTcaactattttctctttttctctctttttttttctctaaataatttctctattcatataaaatcataaatgtggctaagttgattttaaaatttaaggtaattttttagaacattttttttcccaagaaCCAAACGTAatctaaaagttttaaattttacccTCATgctattttatctttttgataCATTTCACCTTTaccttttgt
It encodes:
- the LOC117915139 gene encoding F-box protein SKIP23-like, with the protein product MALEGEFSPCFQTPWLMLPSGRVEEGEEDGEGESAISFFNLAEKIEYRDVCMCGEVYEGGCIGSSHGWLVLLDETANLSVFNPFSGAQIQVGSLKEGLEFTDVDAYTVKEDPRAFVPKAIVMSDGEKNKDKDGVVLIYGSRKKLAFCTYRDGKFMDLDGAHQPYHDIIYFDNVICALSDTGSVEVWDFSGSFPTKIMDMTPSFPLKTANFGRSFKDLYSSHFYLVESCGELLFVVRFIGEFVDGDGKPVQEADLLSDEDTQPKICPYKTLLFHVYRLDLHEKKWVEMESLGDQVVFLGGNHSMSLRVGDCPGCVKDSIYFTDSYWERVDEDYSYGGHDMGYYNLRDRSVKPFYDTHRCKMKPIPFWLVPNPW
- the LOC117915140 gene encoding F-box protein At2g26160-like; translation: MALQRKFCPCFQTPWLLLPCGPVEEEEHDDEGELGISFSNLGEKKKQRDVCGEIYEGCCVGSSHGWLVLLDKTANLSVFNPFLGAQIQVGSLKEGLEFTDVDACTVKEDPRAFVPKAIVMFDYKKNKDGVVLIYGSRKKLAFCRYRDGRFMDLEGAHQPYHDIICYDDVVCALSDTGSVEVWDISGSFPTKIMDMEPPFPLKTANFGRSFRDLYSIHFYLVESCGELLFIVRFIGEFANGDGKPVREADLLGDEDIQPKIRPYKTLLFHVYRLDRYKIKWVEMESLGDQVVFLGGNHSMSLRVGDCPGCVKDTIYFTDSYWEGVDDDYSYGGHDMGYYNLRDRSVQRFYDTHRCKMKHTPFWVVSNPW